Proteins encoded in a region of the Streptomyces akebiae genome:
- a CDS encoding Nramp family divalent metal transporter, producing the protein MVDVTVTPGGPPPSPATDSTDTATPVPLRPPGVRRGRPALLGPGLVLAAASVGAGDMVTSLAGAAGYGMALMWAIVIGVVLKYALTEAVGRLYLATGQTVIAGLKSAARWLPAAFMLFVLVIGLLYGAALGSVASLALSTLFPVLPVRPVAVVIALTAAAIVYIGRYAVFERVMSVFMLAKFLGMAVLAVTTLATADDLPGLLGTLRPRLPEGDVVTVLALVGGVGGTAGIASYSYWVREKGWADRSRLRLMRTDSAVSYGVTLLFVLCTTVVGTGLLYGTGGSITGSEGLAALADPLGADLGSVARVLFLGTFFLVTLSALVGGFNGLCYLLADSLRALRGIPDAEAEPHIAQNGRPFRLFVLYCAVTSVAVTFLGRPVSLVLTYAAVGSLILPLLSGALLMLLNRRGVEPALRNRTISNTLLGGSFVLFGVLAVVQLKESLGGA; encoded by the coding sequence ATGGTCGACGTGACTGTGACTCCTGGCGGTCCCCCACCTTCCCCGGCCACCGACAGCACCGACACGGCCACGCCGGTGCCGCTCCGCCCGCCGGGCGTCCGGCGGGGCCGACCGGCTCTCCTGGGTCCCGGGCTGGTGCTGGCGGCCGCCAGTGTGGGCGCCGGGGACATGGTGACGTCGCTCGCGGGCGCGGCCGGCTACGGGATGGCGCTGATGTGGGCCATCGTCATCGGCGTCGTCCTGAAGTACGCGCTCACCGAGGCGGTGGGCCGCCTGTACCTGGCCACCGGGCAGACCGTGATCGCCGGCCTGAAGTCGGCCGCCCGCTGGCTCCCGGCGGCCTTCATGCTCTTCGTCCTGGTCATCGGGCTGCTGTACGGGGCGGCGCTCGGCTCGGTGGCGTCCCTGGCGCTGTCCACGCTGTTCCCCGTGCTGCCCGTCAGGCCCGTGGCCGTCGTCATCGCGCTCACGGCGGCGGCGATCGTGTACATCGGGCGGTACGCGGTGTTCGAGCGGGTGATGAGCGTCTTCATGCTCGCCAAGTTCCTCGGCATGGCCGTCCTCGCGGTGACCACCCTCGCCACCGCCGACGATCTGCCCGGCCTGCTCGGCACCCTGCGCCCGAGGCTGCCGGAGGGCGACGTGGTGACGGTGCTGGCGCTCGTCGGCGGCGTGGGCGGGACGGCCGGGATCGCCTCGTACAGCTACTGGGTACGGGAGAAGGGCTGGGCGGACCGGAGCCGACTGCGGCTGATGCGTACGGACTCGGCGGTGAGTTACGGCGTCACGCTGCTGTTCGTGCTGTGCACGACGGTGGTGGGCACGGGCCTGCTGTACGGCACGGGCGGCAGCATCACCGGCAGCGAGGGGCTGGCCGCACTCGCCGATCCGCTCGGCGCCGATCTGGGGTCGGTGGCCCGGGTGCTGTTCCTGGGCACGTTCTTCCTGGTGACGCTCAGCGCGCTGGTCGGTGGCTTCAACGGCCTGTGCTACCTGCTCGCCGACTCGCTGCGGGCGCTGCGGGGCATCCCGGACGCCGAGGCGGAGCCGCACATCGCGCAGAACGGCCGCCCGTTCCGGCTGTTCGTCCTCTACTGCGCCGTGACCTCGGTCGCCGTCACCTTCCTGGGCCGGCCGGTGTCCCTGGTCCTCACCTACGCCGCCGTCGGCTCGCTGATCCTGCCGCTGCTCTCCGGCGCGCTGCTGATGCTGCTCAACCGCCGGGGCGTGGAGCCGGCCCTGCGCAACCGGACCATCTCGAACACGCTGCTGGGCGGCTCCTTCGTGCTCTTCGGAGTACTCGCCGTCGTCCAGCTCAAGGAGTCCCTGGGAGGGGCGTGA
- a CDS encoding MFS transporter, whose amino-acid sequence MPGRPTDPSQLRSLRVAITAFFAFDGFVFAGWVVRIPAIKEQTGASPGALGLALLGVSAGAVITMMLTGRLCRRFGSHPVTVACAVLLSLSVALPPLTHSALALGAVLLVFGAAFGGINVAFNSAAVDLVAALGRPVMPGFHAAFSLGGMVGAGLGSLVAGSLSPTRHLLGITLIGLLVTAAAAPTLLRHEPPAPLDHTPGEPARESGPRGPGRLDSRTRALVVVLGLIAGCTAYGEGALADWGALHLEADLDASPGVAAIGYSCFALAMTVGRLTGTTLLERLGRTTVLVAGGSTATAGMLLGSLAPSVPATLLGFAITGLGLANIFPVAIERAGALAGPSGVATASTLGYLGMLLGPPAIGFMAEWFSLPTALTSVAVLAAFASVIAFATRHSAAK is encoded by the coding sequence GTGCCGGGACGCCCCACCGACCCCTCGCAGCTTCGATCCCTTCGTGTCGCCATCACCGCCTTCTTCGCCTTCGACGGCTTCGTCTTCGCCGGCTGGGTGGTCAGAATCCCCGCGATCAAGGAGCAGACCGGCGCGTCGCCCGGCGCCCTGGGGCTCGCCCTGCTGGGCGTGTCCGCCGGAGCGGTGATCACGATGATGCTCACCGGCCGCCTCTGCCGCCGCTTCGGCAGCCACCCGGTGACGGTCGCCTGCGCCGTGCTGCTGTCCCTCAGCGTGGCCCTGCCACCGCTCACGCACTCGGCACTCGCCCTGGGCGCGGTGCTCCTGGTGTTCGGCGCGGCCTTCGGCGGGATCAACGTCGCCTTCAACAGCGCGGCCGTGGATCTGGTGGCCGCGCTGGGGCGGCCCGTCATGCCCGGCTTCCACGCCGCGTTCAGCCTCGGCGGCATGGTCGGGGCCGGGCTCGGCAGCCTCGTCGCGGGCTCGCTCTCCCCGACCCGCCACCTGCTCGGCATCACCCTGATCGGCCTCCTGGTGACCGCCGCCGCCGCGCCCACCCTGCTGCGCCACGAGCCCCCGGCACCCCTCGACCACACCCCCGGGGAGCCGGCCCGGGAGAGCGGCCCACGGGGCCCCGGCCGACTGGACAGCCGTACGCGCGCCCTGGTGGTCGTCCTCGGCCTGATCGCCGGCTGCACGGCGTACGGCGAGGGGGCGCTGGCCGACTGGGGCGCCCTGCACCTGGAGGCGGACCTCGACGCCTCGCCCGGTGTCGCGGCGATCGGTTACTCGTGTTTCGCACTCGCCATGACGGTCGGCCGTCTGACCGGGACGACCCTGCTCGAACGCCTGGGCAGGACCACGGTGCTCGTGGCCGGCGGGAGCACCGCGACGGCCGGCATGCTGCTCGGCTCGCTCGCCCCCTCGGTTCCGGCGACCCTGCTCGGCTTCGCGATCACCGGTCTGGGCCTCGCCAACATCTTCCCGGTGGCCATCGAACGGGCCGGCGCCCTGGCCGGCCCGAGCGGTGTCGCGACCGCCTCCACGCTCGGCTATCTCGGCATGCTCCTCGGCCCGCCCGCGATCGGCTTCATGGCCGAGTGGTTCTCCCTGCCCACCGCGCTCACCAGCGTCGCGGTACTCGCCGCGTTCGCCTCCGTCATCGCCTTCGCCACCCGCCACTCGGCCGCCAAATGA
- a CDS encoding amidase has translation MNHLVHHLVDHPATYPVNPTGDADPSEDLCFRTAYELAVALARREISAREVVTAHLERIERVDPAVNAIVTLVADRALEQASEADDRMAAGEPVGPLHGLPVAHKDLHDTAGIRTTSGSPVFAERVPDRDHLVVERLRKAGAITLGKTNVPELGLGSHTVNPVFGATRNPYDLSRSAGGSSGGAGAALACGMQPIADGSDTGGSLRNPASFNNVVGLRPSPGRVPSWPDKAPWGQLSVKGPMARTVADVALTLSVLAGPDPRDPRSLQTPGSTFAWQLDGHVRGLRVAFSPDLGGAVPVDAEVREALRAAPEVFAALGCEVEEACPDLSGADEVFLAQRAWQVELSYGALLDEHRDLLSPDVVWNIEEGRRLGGPDLGRAQALHGALFHRVREFFERYDLLLLPVSQVAPFDIGLAYPTVVDGTPMETYLDWMRSAYLISVTGCPALSVPAGFTPGGLPVGLQIVGPHRRDWSVLKAGYAFERVTRFGERRPPVVTTGG, from the coding sequence GTGAACCACCTCGTGCATCATCTCGTCGACCATCCCGCCACGTACCCGGTGAACCCGACGGGCGACGCCGACCCGTCGGAGGATCTGTGCTTCCGGACCGCGTACGAACTCGCCGTCGCGCTGGCGCGCCGCGAGATCTCGGCGCGGGAGGTGGTGACGGCCCATCTGGAGCGGATCGAGCGGGTCGATCCGGCGGTGAACGCGATCGTGACGCTGGTGGCCGACCGGGCGCTGGAGCAGGCGTCCGAGGCGGACGACCGGATGGCGGCCGGGGAGCCGGTCGGTCCGCTGCACGGGCTGCCGGTCGCGCACAAGGACCTGCACGACACGGCGGGCATCCGGACGACGTCCGGTTCACCGGTCTTCGCCGAGCGGGTGCCCGACCGTGACCATCTGGTCGTCGAGCGGCTGCGGAAGGCGGGCGCGATCACGCTCGGGAAGACCAACGTGCCCGAACTGGGCCTGGGTTCGCACACCGTCAACCCCGTCTTCGGGGCCACCCGCAACCCCTATGACCTCTCCCGCAGCGCGGGCGGCAGCAGCGGTGGGGCGGGGGCGGCCCTGGCCTGCGGGATGCAGCCCATCGCCGACGGCAGCGACACCGGCGGCTCGCTGCGCAATCCGGCCTCCTTCAACAACGTCGTCGGGCTGCGCCCGTCGCCGGGCCGGGTGCCGTCCTGGCCCGACAAGGCGCCCTGGGGTCAGCTGTCGGTGAAGGGTCCGATGGCCCGGACCGTGGCGGACGTCGCGCTGACCCTGTCCGTGCTGGCGGGCCCGGATCCCCGCGATCCGCGCTCCCTGCAGACGCCCGGCTCCACCTTCGCCTGGCAGCTCGACGGCCACGTGCGGGGGTTGCGGGTCGCCTTCTCGCCCGATCTCGGCGGGGCCGTGCCCGTCGACGCGGAGGTACGGGAGGCGCTGCGGGCCGCGCCGGAGGTGTTCGCCGCGCTGGGCTGCGAGGTCGAGGAGGCCTGTCCGGACCTCAGCGGCGCGGACGAGGTGTTCCTCGCCCAGCGCGCCTGGCAGGTTGAGCTCTCCTACGGGGCGCTGCTGGACGAGCACCGCGACCTGCTGTCCCCGGACGTCGTCTGGAACATCGAGGAGGGCCGCAGGCTCGGCGGCCCCGACCTCGGGCGGGCCCAGGCGCTGCACGGCGCGCTCTTCCACCGGGTCCGTGAGTTCTTCGAGCGGTACGACCTGTTGTTGCTGCCGGTCAGTCAGGTCGCGCCCTTCGACATCGGGCTGGCGTACCCGACGGTCGTGGACGGCACCCCCATGGAGACCTATCTCGACTGGATGCGCTCGGCGTACCTGATCTCCGTCACGGGCTGCCCGGCCCTGTCCGTCCCTGCCGGGTTCACCCCGGGGGGACTGCCGGTCGGACTGCAGATCGTGGGCCCGCACCGGCGGGACTGGTCGGTCCTGAAGGCCGGGTACGCCTTCGAGCGGGTGACGCGGTTCGGGGAGCGGCGGCCTCCGGTGGTGACGACCGGCGGCTGA
- the tgmB gene encoding ATP-grasp ribosomal peptide maturase: protein MTVLILTCEQDVTADLVVAQLNRTGVPVVRLDPADLPGGVALSGEYVHGVFRGHLSAGGRLVSMSGLRSIWLRRPGVPASRVGEPSAWLTEESSQALYGMLRGTGARWMNDPDAARRARHKPWQLRHAQRCGLPVPATLITTFPQAARDFAERFPDLVVKPVSGTHPQDPARTVPTSRVAPGTDFTAVAFGPTLLQRRIAKTADIRLTAVGDRMLAARKAVAPDAHPDEVDVRFAPSTAPWQPVEVPERTAAAVRAYLRDAELSYGAFDFAEDADGIWWFLECNQSGQFGFVEMDTGQPIAHSVAEWLAEEGPGAGTRRHDRIRATP from the coding sequence ATGACGGTGCTGATCCTCACCTGCGAACAGGATGTGACGGCGGACCTGGTGGTGGCACAACTGAACAGGACCGGCGTCCCGGTGGTCCGCCTCGATCCCGCCGACCTCCCCGGCGGGGTGGCTCTCTCCGGCGAGTACGTGCACGGCGTCTTCCGCGGGCATCTGTCCGCCGGCGGGCGCCTGGTGAGCATGAGCGGACTGCGCTCCATCTGGCTGCGCCGGCCGGGGGTCCCGGCGAGCCGGGTGGGTGAGCCGTCCGCCTGGCTGACCGAGGAGTCCTCGCAGGCCCTGTACGGCATGCTGCGCGGGACGGGGGCCCGCTGGATGAACGACCCCGACGCGGCCCGGCGGGCCCGCCACAAGCCGTGGCAGCTCCGGCACGCCCAACGCTGCGGGCTCCCCGTACCGGCCACGCTCATCACCACGTTCCCGCAGGCCGCCCGCGACTTCGCCGAGCGCTTCCCGGACCTGGTGGTGAAGCCCGTCTCCGGAACCCACCCGCAGGACCCGGCCCGCACGGTCCCCACGAGCCGTGTCGCGCCCGGCACCGACTTCACCGCCGTGGCGTTCGGGCCGACCCTGCTGCAGCGCCGGATCGCCAAGACGGCGGACATCCGGCTCACCGCCGTCGGTGACCGCATGCTGGCCGCCCGCAAGGCGGTCGCACCGGACGCGCACCCCGACGAGGTCGACGTCCGCTTCGCCCCCTCCACCGCGCCCTGGCAGCCGGTGGAGGTGCCGGAACGCACCGCCGCCGCCGTGCGCGCCTATCTCCGGGACGCCGAACTCTCCTACGGGGCCTTCGACTTCGCTGAGGACGCGGACGGGATCTGGTGGTTCCTGGAGTGCAACCAGTCCGGCCAGTTCGGGTTCGTGGAGATGGACACCGGGCAGCCGATCGCCCACAGCGTCGCCGAATGGCTGGCCGAGGAGGGACCGGGGGCGGGAACGCGCCGCCACGACCGGATCCGCGCGACCCCCTGA
- a CDS encoding Lrp/AsnC family transcriptional regulator: MDAQRTGPVTDSLDRRIISALQIDGRAAWHRIAAALGEPERTVVRRGTRLLESGLVRIGAMAMRGRSVVVGVRCAPGRARITATALARRPDCVFAHVLTGTPDCLAELRWPRERLAGLVLDELAGLPGVVETRTLPVLRHVRTIREWHAGLLTEAEIAALKGSARADAASPPVTDPLPAGETPLELSRADRLLLHALADDGRRTYDELGRVSGVSEATARRRLGALRREGKVRIRAVIEPAVLGLPVEAVLWVRTPPARVDTVTAALAASAHVRYASFVTGARQLLVLTAFPDETALHDFVTRSPWLADVASVDVSLVLTTLKRGGMPAPWLQD; the protein is encoded by the coding sequence ATGGACGCACAGCGGACCGGCCCCGTGACGGATTCACTGGACCGGCGCATCATCAGCGCGCTGCAGATCGACGGCCGGGCCGCCTGGCACCGCATCGCGGCGGCCCTCGGCGAGCCCGAACGCACCGTCGTCCGCCGCGGCACCCGACTGTTGGAGTCCGGCCTCGTACGGATCGGGGCGATGGCGATGCGCGGCCGCAGCGTGGTGGTCGGCGTCCGCTGCGCCCCCGGCCGGGCCCGGATCACCGCCACCGCGCTGGCCCGCAGGCCCGACTGCGTCTTCGCCCACGTCCTCACCGGAACCCCGGACTGCCTGGCGGAACTGCGCTGGCCCCGAGAACGGCTGGCGGGACTGGTACTGGACGAACTCGCCGGTCTGCCGGGCGTGGTGGAGACCCGCACCCTGCCCGTGCTGCGCCATGTCCGCACCATCCGCGAGTGGCACGCGGGCCTGCTCACCGAGGCCGAGATCGCCGCCCTGAAGGGCTCCGCCCGCGCCGACGCCGCGTCACCGCCGGTCACCGATCCCCTGCCGGCAGGGGAGACGCCCCTCGAACTCTCGCGCGCCGACCGCCTGTTGCTGCACGCCCTCGCCGACGACGGGCGCCGCACCTACGACGAACTCGGGCGCGTCTCGGGCGTGTCGGAGGCCACCGCGAGACGACGCCTCGGCGCGTTGCGGCGCGAGGGCAAGGTCCGCATCCGTGCCGTGATCGAACCCGCGGTGCTCGGACTGCCCGTCGAGGCCGTCCTGTGGGTCCGCACGCCCCCGGCCCGGGTCGACACCGTGACGGCGGCGCTCGCCGCGTCCGCCCACGTCCGCTACGCCAGCTTCGTCACCGGAGCACGCCAGCTCCTCGTCCTCACCGCGTTCCCCGACGAGACCGCTCTCCACGACTTCGTCACCCGCTCCCCGTGGCTCGCCGACGTGGCGTCGGTCGACGTCTCCCTCGTCCTCACCACCCTGAAGCGCGGCGGCATGCCGGCCCCCTGGCTCCAGGACTGA
- the tgmA gene encoding putative ATP-grasp-modified RiPP: MRLFVLNYARSAEQLEFSAPYTYDSGLQLNVLADGRIAAHDQGLMRELGATTSTAGSKTHFDD; encoded by the coding sequence ATGCGACTGTTCGTGCTCAACTACGCTCGCTCCGCTGAGCAGTTGGAGTTCAGCGCTCCGTACACCTACGACTCCGGGCTGCAGTTGAACGTGCTCGCCGATGGGCGGATAGCCGCTCACGACCAGGGCCTTATGCGGGAATTGGGGGCGACGACGTCCACCGCGGGTTCGAAGACCCATTTCGACGACTGA
- a CDS encoding maleylpyruvate isomerase family mycothiol-dependent enzyme, with translation METAEHIRALDEEGRLLTAAARKAGTDAEVPTCPSWRVRDLLRHTGAVHRWATAFVAEGHPSPRPLTNGPAERDGDALLSWFEDGHRRLLDTLRAAPADLDCWTFLPAPSPLAFWARRQAHETTVHRVDAESALGDAPGAPGGMEPGMDAVKDHAVDPATDFAMNLTAEFAVDGIDELLLGFHARPRSRVRTGTPRVLRVRATDTDAVWTVRLSSEPPAAERADAARPLDADCEITGPASRLYLALWNRLPFPAVTGDPALAGLWRETSGIG, from the coding sequence ATGGAGACCGCTGAGCACATCAGAGCCCTGGACGAGGAGGGCCGGCTGCTCACCGCCGCCGCCCGGAAGGCCGGTACGGACGCCGAGGTGCCGACCTGCCCGTCGTGGCGGGTACGGGACCTGCTGCGCCACACGGGGGCGGTGCACCGCTGGGCCACGGCCTTCGTCGCCGAGGGACACCCCTCTCCCCGTCCCCTCACGAACGGCCCGGCAGAACGGGACGGTGACGCTCTGCTGTCCTGGTTCGAGGACGGTCACCGGCGTCTCCTCGACACCCTGCGCGCCGCCCCCGCCGACCTCGACTGCTGGACCTTTCTGCCCGCCCCTTCCCCGCTGGCCTTCTGGGCGCGCCGCCAGGCCCACGAGACGACCGTGCACCGTGTCGACGCGGAGTCCGCGCTCGGCGACGCGCCAGGCGCTCCAGGCGGCATGGAGCCCGGCATGGACGCCGTCAAGGACCACGCCGTGGACCCCGCAACGGACTTCGCCATGAACCTCACCGCGGAGTTCGCCGTCGACGGCATCGACGAACTGCTGCTCGGCTTCCACGCCCGCCCCAGGAGCCGGGTGCGCACCGGGACGCCACGTGTCCTCCGGGTGCGCGCGACCGACACGGACGCCGTCTGGACCGTACGGCTGTCGTCCGAACCGCCGGCGGCGGAACGCGCGGACGCGGCGCGGCCCCTGGACGCCGACTGCGAGATCACGGGCCCGGCGTCCCGGCTGTACCTGGCCCTGTGGAACCGGCTCCCCTTCCCGGCCGTCACCGGCGACCCCGCGCTCGCCGGGCTGTGGCGG
- a CDS encoding SMP-30/gluconolactonase/LRE family protein — MSRARVVAHFDITRGQTPENIALEPDGSADLTYSAARQVAHVTKQGHTRVLATLPAEPNPRTPLVGDDIVLGIARAHDGTLYVTYATGTDKTGVWRIVPGGTPRQIAQLSANGLPNAIGLDERGGVPYVADSVPGTVWRVPQRGGTPTAWATGDALRPLPASEAGFGVGANGLKVHDGAVWVSNTDRKTLLRVPVRQDGSAGTAETRATGLAGIDDFAFTGRGDTVLAALFFSDEVALVRPDGTRTVVLTRDDGLSNPTSVAVRHRTVYVPSGAFFTLRDPNLLLAARLGDHHAE, encoded by the coding sequence GTGTCCCGTGCGCGTGTCGTCGCCCACTTCGACATCACCCGGGGCCAGACACCGGAGAACATCGCCCTCGAACCCGACGGCTCCGCCGACCTGACCTACTCGGCCGCCCGCCAGGTCGCCCACGTCACCAAGCAGGGACACACCCGCGTCCTCGCCACCCTGCCCGCCGAGCCGAATCCGCGGACGCCCCTGGTCGGCGACGACATCGTGCTCGGCATCGCCCGCGCCCACGACGGCACGCTCTACGTCACCTACGCCACCGGGACCGACAAGACGGGCGTCTGGCGCATCGTCCCCGGCGGCACGCCCCGGCAGATCGCCCAGCTGTCGGCGAACGGCCTGCCCAACGCCATCGGCCTCGACGAGCGCGGAGGCGTGCCCTACGTCGCCGACTCCGTGCCGGGAACAGTCTGGCGCGTCCCGCAGCGGGGCGGCACGCCCACGGCATGGGCCACGGGCGACGCCCTCCGACCGCTGCCCGCCTCGGAGGCCGGCTTCGGTGTCGGCGCGAACGGCCTCAAGGTCCACGACGGGGCCGTGTGGGTCTCCAACACCGACCGGAAGACCCTGCTGCGCGTCCCCGTCCGACAGGACGGCTCGGCGGGCACGGCCGAGACCCGCGCGACGGGACTCGCCGGGATCGACGACTTCGCCTTCACCGGGCGCGGAGACACCGTCCTCGCCGCCCTGTTCTTCAGCGACGAAGTAGCCCTCGTCCGCCCCGACGGCACGCGCACCGTCGTTCTCACCCGGGACGACGGACTCTCCAACCCCACTTCCGTGGCCGTACGCCACCGGACGGTGTACGTCCCCAGCGGCGCCTTCTTCACCCTGCGGGACCCGAACCTGCTGCTCGCCGCCCGCCTCGGCGATCATCACGCTGAGTGA
- a CDS encoding heavy metal translocating P-type ATPase: MTVTSTGTGTAAEVELAIGGMTCASCAARVEKKLNRMEGVTATVNYATEKAKVSYPDGVSVRDLIATVEATGYTAREPAPPASPARDEPDGTDEAADDELRPLRQRLTTAVALAVPVVAMAMVPALQFEYWQWLSLTLAAPVVTYAGWPFHRAAWTNARHGAATMDTLISIGTLAAFGWSLWALFLGTAGTPGMTHPFELTIVRGDGAGSIYLEAAAGVTAFILAGRYFEARSKRKAGAALRALLELGAKEVTVLTSDGGERTVPVAELRVGDRFLVRPGEKIATDGTVVEGSSAVDASMLTGESVPVEVAVGDSVTGATVNAGGRLVVEATRIGADTQLARMARLVEDAQNGKASAQRLADRISAVFVPIVIALALGTLGFWLGNGAGPTAAFTAAVAVLIIACPCALGLATPTALLVGTGRGAQLGILIKGPEVLESTRRVDTVVLDKTGTVTTGRMTLLAVHPADGTDEVEVLRLAGALEHASEHPVARAVAEGALARLGSLPTPEDFANVPGLGVQGVVDGHAVLVGRERLLADWAMELPEGLRRARDRAEAEGRTAVVVAWDGEVRAVLEVADAVKETSAEAIARLRALGLTPILLTGDNRAVAESVAREVGIAPEDVIAEVLPQDKVDVVERLQARGRSVAMVGDGVNDAAALAQADLGLAMGTGTDAAIEAGDLTLVRGDLRAAADAIRLARRTLGTIRSNLFWAFAYNVAALPLAAAGLLNPMIAGAAMAFSSVFVVGNSLRLRTFRAADRIDRPTP, from the coding sequence ATGACCGTCACCAGCACCGGGACCGGAACCGCCGCGGAGGTGGAGCTCGCCATCGGCGGTATGACCTGCGCCTCCTGCGCCGCCCGCGTCGAGAAGAAGCTGAACCGCATGGAGGGCGTCACCGCGACGGTCAACTACGCCACCGAGAAGGCGAAGGTCAGCTACCCGGACGGCGTCTCGGTGCGGGACCTGATCGCCACCGTGGAGGCGACCGGCTACACGGCACGGGAGCCCGCCCCGCCCGCCTCGCCCGCCCGGGACGAACCCGACGGCACCGACGAGGCGGCGGACGACGAACTGCGTCCGCTCCGGCAGCGCTTGACCACCGCGGTGGCCCTGGCCGTCCCCGTCGTCGCGATGGCCATGGTCCCCGCGCTGCAGTTCGAGTACTGGCAGTGGCTGTCCCTGACGCTGGCGGCGCCCGTGGTGACGTACGCCGGGTGGCCCTTCCACCGCGCCGCCTGGACGAACGCCCGGCACGGGGCGGCCACCATGGACACCCTCATCTCCATCGGCACCCTGGCCGCCTTCGGCTGGTCGCTGTGGGCGCTGTTCCTCGGGACGGCGGGCACGCCGGGCATGACGCACCCCTTCGAGCTGACCATCGTCCGGGGTGACGGCGCCGGCTCCATCTATCTGGAGGCCGCGGCCGGGGTGACCGCCTTCATCCTCGCCGGGCGCTACTTCGAGGCCCGCTCCAAGCGGAAGGCGGGCGCGGCCCTGCGGGCGTTGCTGGAGCTGGGCGCGAAGGAGGTCACCGTGCTCACCTCGGACGGCGGCGAACGCACGGTTCCCGTCGCCGAGTTGCGGGTCGGCGACCGCTTCCTGGTGCGTCCGGGCGAGAAGATCGCCACCGACGGGACCGTCGTCGAGGGCTCGTCCGCCGTGGACGCGTCCATGCTGACCGGCGAGTCCGTGCCGGTGGAGGTCGCGGTCGGCGACTCGGTCACCGGTGCCACCGTGAACGCGGGTGGGCGTCTCGTCGTCGAGGCCACCAGGATCGGCGCCGACACCCAACTGGCCCGGATGGCGAGGCTGGTGGAGGACGCGCAGAACGGCAAGGCCTCGGCCCAGCGCCTCGCGGACCGGATCTCCGCCGTGTTCGTGCCGATCGTGATCGCCCTCGCCCTGGGGACCCTCGGCTTCTGGCTCGGCAACGGCGCCGGGCCCACGGCCGCCTTCACCGCGGCGGTCGCCGTACTGATCATCGCCTGCCCCTGCGCCCTGGGGCTCGCCACGCCGACCGCGCTGCTGGTCGGCACCGGGCGCGGCGCCCAGCTGGGCATCCTGATCAAGGGCCCGGAGGTGCTGGAGTCCACGCGCAGGGTCGACACCGTCGTCCTCGACAAGACCGGCACCGTCACCACCGGGCGGATGACCCTGCTGGCCGTGCACCCCGCCGACGGCACCGACGAGGTCGAAGTGCTCCGCCTGGCGGGCGCGTTGGAGCACGCCTCCGAGCACCCGGTCGCCCGCGCCGTCGCCGAGGGCGCGCTGGCCCGGCTCGGCTCACTGCCCACCCCGGAGGACTTCGCGAACGTGCCCGGCCTCGGGGTGCAGGGCGTCGTCGACGGTCACGCGGTCCTCGTCGGCCGCGAACGGCTCCTCGCCGACTGGGCCATGGAACTGCCGGAGGGCCTGCGGCGGGCGCGGGACCGGGCCGAGGCCGAGGGCCGCACGGCCGTCGTGGTCGCCTGGGACGGCGAGGTCCGTGCGGTCCTCGAAGTGGCCGACGCGGTGAAGGAGACCAGTGCCGAGGCGATCGCCCGGCTGCGCGCGCTCGGCCTCACCCCGATCCTGCTGACCGGCGACAACCGGGCCGTGGCCGAGTCCGTGGCCCGCGAGGTCGGCATCGCACCCGAGGACGTGATCGCGGAGGTGCTGCCGCAGGACAAGGTCGATGTCGTCGAGCGACTGCAGGCGCGGGGCCGTTCGGTCGCGATGGTCGGTGACGGCGTCAACGACGCGGCCGCGCTCGCCCAGGCCGACCTGGGGCTGGCGATGGGCACGGGGACGGACGCCGCGATCGAGGCCGGCGACCTGACCCTCGTACGAGGGGACCTGCGCGCGGCGGCCGACGCCATCCGCCTCGCCCGCCGGACCCTCGGCACGATCCGGTCCAACCTGTTCTGGGCCTTCGCCTACAACGTCGCCGCCCTGCCGCTCGCGGCGGCCGGTCTCCTGAACCCGATGATCGCGGGGGCGGCCATGGCCTTCTCCTCGGTCTTCGTCGTCGGCAACTCCCTGCGCCTGAGGACGTTCCGGGCAGCCGACCGAATCGACCGGCCGACGCCGTGA